In Mercurialis annua linkage group LG5, ddMerAnnu1.2, whole genome shotgun sequence, a single genomic region encodes these proteins:
- the LOC126682324 gene encoding probable transmembrane ascorbate ferrireductase 3: MDESLPYKRSASRLTIAAHLFGVLALILMLIWLVHFRGGIEYGSYNVDRVFNVHPFMMYCGFIFLAGEAMMMYKTIPSNNNLQRHKVQKIVHMILHLLALVFGIVGISAVFKFHDMINAEDVYSLHSWIGILTISLFCLQWLFGIFSFMVPQPSITRQRMLPWHICGGRILLFMAVCAALTGLMEKSTFLQQRHNSENRLMNFTGLFILLFAIFVDLTVVLARYV; this comes from the exons ATGGATGAGAGCCTCCCGTACAAGCGATCGGCCTCTCGTCTGACCATAGCCGCCCATTTATTCGGCGTCTTGGCTTTGATTCTTATGCTTATTTGGTTGGTGCATTTTCGTGGAGGCATTGAGTATGGTTCTTACAACGTTGATCGTGTTTTCaat GTTCATCCATTTATGATGTACTGTGGATTCATATTTCTTGCTGGTGAAg CAATGATGATGTACAAGACAATACCATCAAACAACAATTTACAGAGACACAAAGTGCAGAAAATAGTTCACATGATTTTGCATTTATTGGCTTTAGTTTTTGGAATAGTTGGGATTTCAGCTGTTTTCAAGTTTCATGACATGATTAATGCTGAGGATGTTTATAGCTTGCATTCTTGGATTGGAATTCTCACCATTTCCTTATTTTGCTTGCAG TGGCTATTCGGAATATTTTCATTTATGGTTCCACAACCTTCAATAACAAGGCAAAGAATGCTCCCATGGCATATATGTGGAGGTAGAATACTGTTATTCATGGCAGTATGTGCTGCTCTAACTGGTTTGATGGAGAAATCTACATTTTTGCAGCAAAGACATAATTCTGAAAATCGTTTGATGAATTTTACTGGATTATTTATCCTTCTTTTCGCTATTTTCGTCGATCTCACCGTCGTTCTTGCCCGTTATGTCtga
- the LOC126683305 gene encoding probable ascorbate-specific transmembrane electron transporter 1, translated as MPTKSRSYQISATPVTMLAHLVAIAIATLVLVWFLHFEEGFSYTSLDKVKILNLHGFLMVVGFILVAGEAIMVYKTIPAKKKVQKAIHFTLHLIALGAGILGIYSAFKFKHEIGIKNMVTIHSWLGIITICLFGLQLLLGFVSYVFPGAQMSSRASYMPWHVFGGMFIFFLAICTAETGLIQRFDTLNQEGLIINFIGLLLVLFAVGVGLSGVLPRGY; from the exons ATGCCAACCAAAAGCCGAAGCTACCAAATTTCGGCTACGCCGGTCACCATGCTTGCTCATTTGGTAGCCATAGCAATTGCAACTCTTGTTCTTGTTTGGTTTCTTCACTTTGAAGAAGGATTTTCTTATACATCTCTCGACAAAGTCAAgattttaaat TTGCATGGATTTCTAATGGTTGTTGGGTTTATTCTTGTAGCCGGAGaag CTATAATGGTATACAAGACAATTCCAGCAAAAAAGAAGGTGCAAAAGGCAATTCACTTCACATTGCATCTGATAGCACTTGGAGCTGGAATTTTGGGGATCTATTCAGCTTTTAAGTTTAAGCATgaaattggaattaaaaataTGGTCACAATACATTCATGGCTAGGCATAATTACCATCTGCCTTTTTGGTTTACAg TTGTTATTAGGGTTTGTCTCCTATGTATTCCCCGGGGCACAAATGTCATCAAGAGCATCATACATGCCATGGCATGTATTTGGTGGGATGTTCATATTTTTTCTAGCAATTTGCACTGCAGAAACCGGTTTGATTCAAAGGTTTGACACCCTAAACCAAGAAGGCctaattattaatttcattGGACTTTTACTGGTTCTTTTTGCTGTTGGTGTGGGCTTAAGTGGTGTCCTTCCAAGAGGCTATTGA
- the LOC126681181 gene encoding protein OBERON 3, with protein sequence MFGEKDHGGEGESSRNEESPDENLGLSQKGIHFFRDSNMGFDGFVSKPQELTLSYLCENPKFKGKEVIFPENSVENGDAGKWVERDFMNLSETKSNNSSSKRGIHEHEDEEDGDYCSREKKPKIESILNLSLALPDVSLSLTASNALPNGVDHHVIKPKPSRSVQSLGAAPSHNNNHTQTTCSNDFTAASLSYSYSHPFSHNPSCSMTRNSTENYEYSVGRDDQIWCGGEGTNGSVHSRFRPIGDGLVALNNNNNHGGGNGGLSMISNHRVANKDSCTNNSLHRTASSENLSFFPSELPARPRVDAYSGGDSRRRDSDNLRGLEGVDAGGKARKLSRPERILREIVSESVPIIAQIIQELAEETLESTKEYLKNLIVIPEKRDELVGLQNRLGRRSDLTKETLLKCQKDQLEILVAVKMGLASYISGKFKFPTIELVEIFLYVRCRNMNCKSLLPVDDCDCKFCSANKGFCSSCMCPVCMNFDCANNTCSWVGCDVCSHWCHAACGIQKNLIRPGPSLKGPKGTSEMQFHCIGCNHASEMFGFVKDVFICCAKDWGLETLIKELDCVKKIFKGSEDVKGKELQLKAEELLSKLESKTISSSDACNIIIQFFNYADSLSDFPAPGLSAKEMMPTETSLRKGMATLSPATSLPPKYAMYNISSAGGRRDSISNDLQRNDLKAALLGDLKMEDEFQMGKLSKKDSGGLDSLESIVRIKEAEARMFQSKADEARREAEGYRRMIRGKSEKLEEEYSEKLSKLCLQETEERRRKKLEELKGLEHSHGDYYNMKLRMQAEIAGLLERMEATKQQRV encoded by the exons ATGTTTGGAGAGAAAGATCATGGTGGAGAGGGAGAGAGCTCAAGAAATGAAGAGAGCCCAGATGAGAATTTAGGTTTATCTCAAAAGGGTATTCATTTTTTTAGGGATTCAAATATGGGTTTTGATGGGTTTGTTTCCAAACCTCAAGAACTCACTCTTAGTTACCTTTGTGAAAATCCTAAATTCAAGGGTAAAGAGGTAATCTTTCCAGAGAATTCAGTTGAAAATGGTGATGCTGGTAAGTGGGTTGAGAGAGATTTCATGAATTTGAGTGAAACCAAGTCTAATAATTCCTCTTCAAAGAGGGGAATTCATGAGcatgaagatgaagaagatggtGATTATTGTTCTAGAGAGAAGAAGCCAAAAATTGAGAGTATTTTGAATCTTTCTTTAGCTTTGCCTGATGTTTCTTTATCTTTAACTGCTTCAAATGCATTACCAAATGGTGTTGATCATCATGTTATTAAGCCAAAACCTAGTAGGAGTGTTCAATCTTTAGGTGCAGCACCTTCACACAACAATAACCACACACAGACTACTTGTTCTAATGATTTCACTGCTGCTTCACTTTCTTACTCTTACTCTCACCCGTTTTCGCATAATCCGAGTTGCTCTATGACTCGTAATTCGACTGAGAATTATGAGTACTCTGTTGGTAGAGATGATCAAATTTGGTGTGGGGGTGAAGGGACTAATGGATCTGTTCATAGTAGGTTTAGGCCTATTGGGGATGGTCTTGTTGCTTtgaacaataataataatcatgGTGGTGGTAATGGAGGGCTTTCGATGATTTCGAATCATAGAGTAGCTAATAAGGATTCCTGTACTAATAATAGTCTTCATAGGACTGCTAGTTCGgaaaatctttcattttttccgTCTGAATTGCCTGCTAGGCCGCGTGTTGATGCTTATTCAGGTGGGGATTCTAGGAGGAGGGATTCGGATAATTTGAGAGGTTTGGAAGGTGTAGATGCTGGAGGGAAGGCGAGAAAACTCTCTAGACCCGAGAGAATTCTCCGTGAGATTGTCTCGGAGTCTGTTCCTATTATTGCTCAGATAATTCAGGAATTGGCTGAGGAAACATTAGAATCAACCAAGGAGTATTTGAAGAATCTTATTGTTATACCTGAAAAGAGAGATGAATTAGTAGGCCTTCAGAACCGGCTCGGAAGAAGATCTGATCTTACTAAGGAGACTCTCCTGAAATGCCAAAAGGATCAGTTAGAAATTTTGGTTGCAGTGAAAATGGGGCTGGCAAGTTATATATCCGGGAAGTTTAAGTTCCCTACAATTGAATTGGTGGAGATTTTCTTGTATGTTAGGTGCAGGAATATGAATTGCAAGAGCCTATTGCCCGTTGATGACTGTGACTGTAAATTTTGCTCTGCGAATAAGGGATTTTGCAGCTCGTGTATGTGTCCAGTTTGTATGAATTTTGACTGCGCTAACAATACTTGCAGCTGGGTGGGTTGTGATGTTTGTTCGCATTGGTGTCATGCTGCTTGCGGTATTCAGAAAAATCTTATTAGACCTGGTCCCAGCTTGAAAGGGCCAAAAGGAACTTCCGAGATGCAATTTCACTGTATTGGGTGTAACCATGCTtccgaaatgtttggattcgttaaGGATGTGTTTATATGCTGTGCAAAGGATTGGGGTCTAGAAACCTTGATTAAGGAACTTGATTGTGTGAAGAAGATTTTCAAGGGAAGTGAGGATGTCAAAGGCAAAGAGTTGCAACTTAAGGCTGAGGAGTTGCTTTCTAAGCTTGAAAGTAAAACTATTTCGTCTTCCGATGCCTGTAACATCATTATTCAGTTCTTCAACT ATGCAGACAGTCTCTCGGATTTTCCTGCTCCTGGTCTATCTGCAAAAGAAATGATGCCGACTGAAACCAGTCTGAGAAAAGGCATGGCCACCCTATCACCGGCTACATCTCTCCCTCCTAAGTATGCCATGTACAATATCAGCTCTGCTGGCGGGAGGCGTGATTCAATTTCCAACGATCTCCAACGAAATGACCTTAAAGCTGCACTCCTAGGCGACTTGAAAATGGAGGATGAGTTTCAAATGGGGAAGCTCTCGAAAAAGGACAGTGGAGGACTCGACAGCCTGGAAAGCATTGTGAGGATTAAGGAAGCAGAAGCGAGAATGTTCCAGAGCAAGGCGGACGAAGCAAGAAGAGAGGCAGAAGGGTACCGACGGATGATTCGGGGCAAATCCGAGAAGTTGGAAGAAGAATATTCAGAAAAGCTATCGAAACTGTGTTTACAAGAGACCGAAGAAAGACGAAGGAAAAAACTAGAAGAATTGAAGGGTTTGGAACATTCGCATGGTGATTATTACAACATGAAGCTGAGAATGCAAGCTGAAATTGCTGGTTTGTTGGAGAGAATGGAGGCCACAAAGCAGCAAAGAGTGTAA
- the LOC126683479 gene encoding 54S ribosomal protein L24, mitochondrial-like, translating to MAFRGKEMMKKVLKKVGESNLTPKVKESLKKCIPDNKLVMGRAKRGMFAGKHIQFGNQISEDGGNKSKRTWKPNVQEKRLFSYILDRHIRVKITTYALRCIDKAGGIDEYLLKTPYQKMDTDIGLFWKAKIEKLYEDLGKKEVVFFSPEDEANFEQGFKDLKLSEREARKEFRKEMYAKLSKEKQTDEQRSYVSFVLASADDYPDKMVANY from the exons ATGGCGTTTAGAGGGAAGGAGATGATGAAGAAGGTACTGAAGAAGGTGGGGGAGAGCAACTTAACTCCTAAAGTTAAGGAATCTCTCAAGAAATGCATACCTGATAACAAGCTTGTCATGGGCAGAGCCAAGCGCGGTATGTTTGCCGGCAAACACATTCAGTTTGGCAATCAAATCAGTGAAGATGGCGGTAACAA GTCTAAGAGGACTTGGAAGCCAAACGTCCAGGAGAAGAGGCTCTTTAGTTACATCCTAGATCGCCACATTCGAGTCAAAATAACTACTTACGCCCTCCGTTGCATAGACAAGGCAGGAGGGATTGACGAGTATCTTCTGAAAACTCCATATCAGAAAATGGATACAGACATTGGCCTCTTCTGGAAGGCTAAGATCGAAAAGCTCTATGAAGATCTTGGGAAGAAAGAGGTAGTCTTCTTTTCACCCGAAGATGAAGCAAACTTCGAACAGGGTTTCAAAGATTTGAAACTATCGGAACGAGAAGCTCGTAAGGAATTCAGAAAAGAGATGTACGCTAAATTGTCCAAAGAGAAGCAGACTGACGAACAAAGAAGCTATGTCAGTTTCGTCTTAGCGAGTGCTGACGATTATCCCGACAAAATGGTGGCTAATTATTGA
- the LOC126683056 gene encoding zinc finger protein 4-like — MTPSYSKPDSENDSDISSQVASNISSHEPSADPSRDYNTTPSSSLTELSRLQQGQIPVSLNLSLTFNGSEIELKGTGESSNEAAELSPATAGVPRVFSCNYCRRKFYSSQALGGHQNAHKRERTMAKRAMRMGIFSDRYTSLASLPLHGSVYRSLGIKAHSAMHQNIIPSSHKPPDHARGGVRFEQGYYGMPVFMEDDDMSLHWPGSFRQVGESAGGSNFGLEYAQSPNTNFVGRTSQPRTETSAPDLTLKL; from the coding sequence ATGACACCTTCATACTCCAAACCGGATTCCGAAAATGATTCAGATATCAGCAGCCAGGTAGCATCAAACATATCGTCGCATGAACCATCTGCAGATCCTTCCAGGGACTACAACACTACCCCATCTTCCTCTCTGACAGAACTTTCTCGGCTTCAACAGGGACAAATACCGGTTTCCCTCAATTTATCGCTTACCTTCAACGGTAGTGAAATTGAGTTGAAAGGCACAGGCGAAAGTAGCAACGAAGCAGCTGAGCTTTCTCCAGCTACTGCGGGTGTCCCCCGAGTTTTCTCTTGCAATTACTGCCGACGCAAGTTTTATAGCTCACAAGCCCTCGGAGGCCACCAAAATGCTCATAAACGGGAACGAACAATGGCAAAGCGTGCAATGCGCATGGGAATATTTTCCGATCGGTATACTAGCTTGGCATCTCTTCCGCTTCATGGCTCTGTTTATCGGTCCCTTGGGATCAAAGCTCATTCCGCTATGCATCAGAATATCATACCTTCATCACATAAGCCTCCTGATCATGCTAGAGGTGGAGTTAGGTTCGAGCAAGGTTATTACGGGATGCCGGTGTTCATGGAAGATGATGATATGAGCTTACACTGGCCTGGAAGTTTTAGACAGGTAGGCGAATCAGCCGGGGGCAGTAACTTCGGTTTAGAGTATGCTCAAAGCCCTAATACAAATTTTGTAGGAAGGACTTCACAGCCAAGGACAGAGACCTCTGCACCAGATCTTACACTGAAGCTGtga